Below is a genomic region from Telmatobacter sp. DSM 110680.
GGCCACATCAACTTTCGTGGAGCTATTCCCGATGGTCCAGTCGATCACACCGGTCACGCCGCTGCCGATGGCCAACTTGGTGGCATCATGAAGGTTTTCCGGGACTGGCAGATTTCCGGCGATCCCGCATGGCTGAAGCGAATGTACCCGCTCGCCAAGCGGTCTTTGGATTATGGAATCGCCACTTGGGACCCCGACCATCGCGGCGCGCTCTTCGAGCCGCACCACAATACATATGACATCGAGTTCTGGGGACCCGATGGCATGTGCACCACAATCTATCTTGGTGCTCTCTGCGCCATGGCTAACATGGCAACCACCCTCGGTGAATCCGCGGATGCCAAGCTCTACGGTGATCTTGCCCAGCGCTCTGCGAAGTTCCTGGATGAAAATCTCTTCAACAACGACTACTACCAGCAGAAGGTCGATTTCCAGAATCTCCACGACAGATCGTTCGCGCAATCGATTGCCCAGGTGGATGAGAAGAGTAGCGAAATGCAGCAGCTGCTCAAGCGCGAAGGACCGAAATATCAATACGGCTCCGGCTGTCTTTCCGATGGCGTGATTGGTGCGTGGATGGCCGGCATCTATGGCATCGATACGCCGCTCTCGCAGAAGAACGTTCGCTCCACGTTGCAAGCCATTTTCCGCAACAACTTTAAGACTGATCTCAGTCAGCACGCCAACGCTCAGCGCCCCGGCTATGCGATGGGCCACGAACCCGGGCTGTTGTTGTGTAGCTGGCCTCGCGGCGAAAAGCCGACATTGCCCTTCGTCTACTCCGACGAGGTATGGACTGGCATCGAATACCAAGTCGCCTCTCACCTGATTCACGAAGGGTTCGTCGACGATGGCCTCACCATCGTAAAGGCAGTGCGTAATCGCTACGACGGACGCACCCGCAATCCATGGAACGAATATGAGTGCGGCAACTGGTACGCCCGGGCAATGTCGAGCTTTGCATTGGTAGGCGCACTCTCCGGCTTCCGCTACTCTGCCGTCGACAAGACTTTACACTTTGGTCCAAAGCTCAAGGTGCATCCGTTTGTAAGCTTTTTCTCCACCGCTACTGGGTATGGCACCATTGCGCTCGATGGCCACGTGATCACTGTGAACGTGATCGAAGGCGAACTGCTCATAGAAAAACTCCAGCTCGCCGATGCAGAAGGCGCTCGATCACTGGACTGGAAGGTCGCCGCCCGTGTCGGCGTTCCCGCGACCAGATCACTCTAGGATTCACTTCTGTAAGCATCGCGCCGCATCGTCAATGTTTCATTTCTCAGCCTTGCAATGATGCTCACATCTTCTTCGCGCCGCTGCCGACTATCATCTCCATGTGCACACCCACTATCGCCTCGGCGACATTCTCGCTAACTCCATCACGCATGGAGTAGGCGCTGCGCTTGCGCTTGTGGGGGCAATCTATCTTATAGTCGTCAGCACCCGCGGCTCCGTCTGGATCGTAACGAGCTGTTCGATCTTTGCGTCTACGCTCGTGCTCGTCTATCTCTGCTCCACTCTCTATCACTCTCTGGTTCGCACCCGCGCGCGTCACGTCCTTCATGTACTCGATCACTCTGCTATCTATCTGCTCATCGCAGGAACTTATACACCTTTCACGTTGGTTTCGCTTCGCGGGCCGGTAGGTTGGACTCTCTTTGCGATCGTCTGGACACTGGCCATTGCCGGCATCATCTTCAAAAGCTTTGCAGTAGGACGATTCGAAGTGGCTTCCGCTGTCGTCTACCTATTCCAGGGATGGATTGTCATCTTCGCGGCGCGCCCGTTGATGCATGCCATCAGTCCACACGGCCTGCTCTGGCTTGGCGCCGGTGGCGTGGCTTATACCTTGGGCATCGTCTTCTTCGCCTTGGATCGCATCCCTTACTTCCACGCCGCGTGGCATCTGTTTGTGCTCGCTGGCAGCATCGCCCATTATTTTGCCATCCTGTTCTACATCGTTCCCTCGGCCTGAAATCCGCCCAATTTACAGCACCGTTCCATAATGGAACATGACCCATTACTTTTGGGTGGGATCGTGC
It encodes:
- a CDS encoding hemolysin III family protein, which encodes MHTHYRLGDILANSITHGVGAALALVGAIYLIVVSTRGSVWIVTSCSIFASTLVLVYLCSTLYHSLVRTRARHVLHVLDHSAIYLLIAGTYTPFTLVSLRGPVGWTLFAIVWTLAIAGIIFKSFAVGRFEVASAVVYLFQGWIVIFAARPLMHAISPHGLLWLGAGGVAYTLGIVFFALDRIPYFHAAWHLFVLAGSIAHYFAILFYIVPSA